In a genomic window of Cydia fagiglandana chromosome 8, ilCydFagi1.1, whole genome shotgun sequence:
- the LOC134666684 gene encoding protein ILRUN, with the protein MDIDGSSMPNPQNIGEIDQNLLLQFSCMNTTDREELIGQMQRLLGPSLTHNTASFFLDMSNWNLQTAICCYLDYTLPQKLPSMSLKAAQNQETAVGPGVCFEQNWTIANTGAESWPGSCRLVQAGGEPLGATPVYVPPLPPGHSTTVMLKLVAPSRPGTHRGYFHLLTEKGDQIGDTLWVEVTVESEMTMALVEQLAALPVPSSRTDDTATSNVTQMPQDDQMC; encoded by the exons ATGGATATTGATGGTTCATCCATGCCAAATCCCCAAAATATTGGGGAAATAGATCAAAATTTACTTTTACAGTTTAGCTGTATGAATACTACAGACAGGGAAGAACTAATAGGTCAAATGCAGAGACTTTTAGGTCCTAGTTTGACCCATAACACAGCTAGTTTCTTTCTTGATATGAGTAATTG GAACTTGCAGACTGCAATATGTTGTTATTTAGACTATACCTTACCACAAAAACTTCCATCTATGTCATTGAAGGCAGCTCAAAACCAGGAAACGGCTGTTGGTCCTGGGGTCTG TTTTGAACAAAACTGGACTATTGCCAATACAGGGGCTGAGAGTTGGCCCGGTAGCTGTAGATTGGTTCAAGCCGGAGGAGAGCCACTTGGTGCTACACCTGTCTATGTGCCTCCTTTACCTCCGGGACACTCCACCACTGTTATGTTGAAATTAGTAGCACCTAGCAGGCCTGGTACACATAGGGGCTATTTCCACTTATTGACTGAAAAAGGAGACCAAATAGGAG ATACATTGTGGGTGGAAGTCACAGTGGAGTCCGAGATGACTATGGCTCTGGTGGAGCAACTGGCAGCACTACCCGTCCCAAGTAGTAGAACAGATGACACTGCCACATCTAACGTTACTCAG ATGCCACAAGATGACCAGATGTGTTGA
- the LOC134666683 gene encoding thymidylate synthase, with the protein MATNGFTDHHDEYQYLKLVKQIIDTGDKRVDRTGVGTLSIFGAMQRYSLRNNTLPLLTTKRVFTRGVLEELLWMISGSTDGKVLASKGVHIWDANGSRAFLDNLGFTDREEGDLGPVYGFQWRHSGAQYIDAKTDYSGQGIDQLQNIIESMKKNPADRRMLMCAWNPSDLGKMALPPCHCLAQFHVASGKLSCLLYQRSADMGLGVPFNIASYAFLTHMIAHITGLEAGEFVHTTGDTHVYLNHIEPLKVQLERQPKPFPTLEFARKVDSIDDFKYEDFIIKDYNPHPKIDMQMAV; encoded by the exons ATGGCAACGAACGGCTTTACTGATCACCACGATGAGTATCAGTATCTTAAGCTTGTTAAGCAAATTATAGACACAG GCGACAAAAGAGTCGACAGAACTGGTGTCGGCACTTTGTCCATTTTTGGGGCTATGCAAAGATATTCACTTAGAAACAATACTTTGCCCCTTTTGACCACAAAACGGGTTTTTACTAGAGGAGTTCTGGAAGAATTGCTATGGATGATCTCTGGGTCAACCGATGGCAAGGTCTTAGCCTCCAAAGGTGTTCATATTTGGGATGCTAATGGCTCAAGAGCTTTTCTAGATAATCTGGGCTTTACAGATAGAGAAGAAG gaGACCTAGGTCCAGTGTATGGATTTCAATGGAGACACAGTGGTGCTCAATATATTGATGCTAAAACTGATTACAGTGGGCAAGGAATTGACCAGCTCCAAAACATTATTGAGAGTATGAA gaAAAATCCTGCAGATAGAAGGATGCTGATGTGCGCATGGAATCCTTCAGATCTCGGTAAAATGGCCCTCCCACCGTGCCATTGCTTGGCCCAGTTCCATGTGGCCAGTGGCAAGCTGTCCTGTCTCTTGTATCAAAGAAGTGCCGACATGGGCCTTGGTGTGCCCTTCAACATTGCCAGCTATGCCTTTTTGACCCATATGATTGCTCACATTACAGGTCTTGAG GCTGGAGAATTTGTGCATACAACAGGTGACACTCATGTTTACCTAAATCACATTGAGCCTCTCAAAGTACAACTGGAAAGGCAACCCAAACCATTCCCAACATTAGAGTTTGCACGGAAAGTAGATTCCATTGATGACTTTAAATATGAAGATTTCATAATTAAAGATTACAATCCACATCCTAAGATTGATATGCAGATGGCAGTTTAA